A single region of the Bacteroidota bacterium genome encodes:
- a CDS encoding UpxY family transcription antiterminator, with amino-acid sequence MEPTADKKTSLPQWHVAYVKSRSEKKVKERLDKMQLEAFLPLMKTVRQWSDRKKTVQAPLFNGYIFVFVTPENLTRVRMVEGVVNFIYQEKKIAVIPQKQIDDIRIFLETGLPVEAQQDTFSKGEQVVINFGPLKGCTGELIEIENEKHFIIRIEVINQVLKISVPKSYLEKV; translated from the coding sequence ATGGAACCTACTGCAGATAAAAAAACCAGCTTACCACAATGGCATGTAGCCTACGTAAAATCGCGGAGTGAAAAAAAAGTAAAAGAGCGATTGGATAAAATGCAATTGGAGGCCTTTTTGCCTTTGATGAAAACGGTGCGGCAGTGGAGTGATAGAAAAAAAACGGTTCAAGCGCCTTTGTTTAACGGTTATATTTTTGTTTTTGTGACTCCTGAAAACCTCACAAGAGTGAGAATGGTAGAAGGCGTTGTAAATTTTATTTATCAGGAGAAAAAAATCGCTGTAATACCGCAAAAACAAATTGATGACATTCGCATTTTCTTGGAAACAGGATTACCCGTTGAGGCGCAACAAGATACTTTTTCAAAAGGCGAACAGGTTGTAATTAATTTTGGTCCGCTAAAAGGTTGTACCGGCGAATTAATTGAAATTGAAAACGAAAAACATTTTATTATACGAATAGAAGTAATTAATCAGGTGCTTAAAATATCAGTCCCGAAATCATATCTCGAAAAAGTTTAA
- the purH gene encoding bifunctional phosphoribosylaminoimidazolecarboxamide formyltransferase/IMP cyclohydrolase → MHLPVKIKSALISVFYKDQLDPVIHKLNALGVTIYSTGGTREFIEKLGVPVVAVEDLTSYPSILGGRVKTLHPKVFGGILARRELKEDMAQLAQYEIPEIDLVIVDLYPFEETVRNTDVEADIIEKIDIGGVSLIRAAAKNCKDVTIVASKDEYAPLLEMLNEKNGETTYGQRKYFAKRAFEITSGYDNAIYTWFNHNENFGINYSPKIPMRYGENPHQSAAFYGKLHDVFEKLHGKDISYNNLVDIESCVYLIEEFQATAKAGLSTFAIIKHTNACGLATSKSTEEAWDKALAADPVSAFGGVLICNQKIDLATAYKINELFFEVLIAPDFERDALTVLQTKKNRILLQQKMFDFPAQQYKSMLNGVLVQDRNNKSTAIHELKYVTEVRPTEIQLQDLLFAEIAVKHLKSNGIALVKNGQLIGCGTGQTSRVDALNQAIAKARAFGFDVAGSVMASEAFFPFPDCVQIAYEAGITAVIQPGGSIRDKDSIDYCNANGMAMVLSGTRHFKH, encoded by the coding sequence ATGCACCTGCCTGTTAAGATTAAATCAGCCCTTATTTCAGTATTTTACAAAGATCAGCTCGATCCTGTTATTCATAAATTGAATGCCTTGGGTGTGACAATTTACTCAACAGGTGGTACGCGTGAATTTATCGAAAAACTGGGTGTTCCGGTTGTTGCTGTTGAAGATTTAACCAGCTATCCGAGTATATTGGGCGGAAGGGTTAAAACCCTACACCCTAAAGTGTTTGGCGGCATCTTGGCTCGTCGTGAATTGAAGGAAGATATGGCCCAATTGGCCCAATACGAAATTCCGGAAATTGACCTCGTTATAGTTGATTTATATCCATTTGAAGAAACAGTACGCAACACTGATGTTGAGGCAGATATCATTGAAAAAATTGATATTGGTGGCGTGTCGTTAATTCGTGCAGCAGCAAAAAATTGTAAAGATGTAACCATTGTTGCTTCAAAAGATGAATATGCACCATTGCTAGAAATGTTGAATGAAAAAAATGGTGAAACAACATATGGTCAACGAAAATATTTTGCAAAACGTGCCTTTGAAATTACGTCGGGGTATGACAATGCTATTTATACCTGGTTCAACCACAACGAAAATTTTGGTATCAATTATTCACCAAAAATTCCGATGCGTTATGGAGAAAACCCACATCAAAGTGCAGCTTTTTATGGTAAACTGCATGATGTATTTGAAAAATTACATGGTAAAGATATTTCATATAACAATCTTGTAGACATTGAAAGCTGTGTTTATCTGATTGAAGAATTTCAGGCCACTGCCAAAGCGGGATTAAGCACATTTGCAATAATTAAACATACCAATGCTTGTGGTTTAGCAACATCAAAAAGTACAGAAGAGGCTTGGGATAAGGCTTTGGCGGCTGATCCGGTTTCGGCTTTTGGTGGTGTTCTCATCTGCAATCAAAAAATAGATTTAGCTACAGCTTACAAAATAAATGAACTGTTTTTTGAAGTATTAATAGCACCTGACTTTGAAAGAGATGCACTTACTGTTTTGCAAACTAAGAAGAACAGAATTTTATTACAACAAAAAATGTTCGATTTTCCTGCTCAACAATATAAGAGCATGTTAAACGGCGTATTAGTTCAGGACCGCAATAATAAGTCGACAGCGATACATGAACTCAAATATGTAACTGAAGTTCGACCAACAGAAATTCAATTACAGGACTTATTGTTTGCAGAAATAGCTGTTAAACATTTGAAATCGAATGGTATTGCGCTGGTAAAAAATGGTCAGCTAATTGGATGTGGAACAGGACAAACTTCAAGGGTTGATGCATTAAATCAGGCCATAGCAAAAGCAAGGGCATTTGGGTTTGATGTTGCCGGTTCAGTGATGGCCAGCGAGGCGTTTTTCCCATTCCCTGATTGTGTGCAAATTGCTTATGAGGCGGGCATTACAGCCGTTATTCAGCCGGGTGGAAGTATACGCGATAAAGACTCAATCGACTATTGTAATGCCAACGGAATGGCTATGGTTTTAAGTGGCACACGACACTTTAAACATTGA
- a CDS encoding rod shape-determining protein: MGIFNFLTQEIAIDLGTANTLIIAHDKVMVDEPSIVAIDRKTEKVIAVGKRAMQMHEKTHENIKTIRPLRDGVIADFQAAESMIRGMISMIFPKNKLFKPSLVMVICIPSGITEVEKRAVRDSAEQAGAREAYLIHEPMAAALGIGLDVQEPVGNMIIDIGGGTTEIAVVALSGIVCDQSIRVAGDEFTADIVDYMRRQHNLLIGERTAEAIKINVGSALTELDEAPEDYQVSGRDLMTGIPKQLVVTYSEIAHSLDKSISKIEEAILKALETTPPELASDIQRNGIYLTGGGALLRGLDKRISQKTKLMVHVADDPLKAVVRGTGIALKNREQYAALLMS; this comes from the coding sequence ATGGGTATTTTTAACTTTCTAACTCAGGAAATAGCAATTGATCTTGGTACGGCAAACACGCTTATCATTGCACATGATAAAGTTATGGTTGATGAACCTTCAATCGTAGCTATTGACCGCAAAACCGAAAAGGTAATTGCAGTTGGCAAACGTGCTATGCAAATGCACGAAAAAACCCACGAAAATATCAAAACCATCAGACCGCTGCGAGATGGCGTTATTGCTGACTTCCAGGCTGCTGAATCCATGATTCGCGGTATGATCAGCATGATTTTCCCTAAAAACAAGTTGTTTAAACCATCATTGGTAATGGTTATCTGTATACCATCCGGTATTACTGAAGTTGAAAAAAGAGCGGTTAGAGACAGTGCTGAACAGGCCGGTGCCCGCGAAGCTTATCTTATACACGAACCAATGGCAGCTGCTCTAGGTATTGGTTTAGATGTTCAGGAACCTGTAGGTAACATGATTATTGATATTGGCGGTGGAACCACTGAAATTGCCGTTGTTGCCTTATCCGGTATTGTTTGTGACCAGTCTATTCGTGTTGCCGGAGATGAATTTACGGCTGATATTGTAGATTATATGCGCCGTCAGCACAATCTGCTCATTGGTGAACGTACAGCAGAGGCAATTAAAATCAACGTTGGTTCAGCTTTAACCGAGTTGGATGAAGCACCGGAAGATTATCAGGTAAGTGGTCGCGATTTAATGACTGGTATACCAAAGCAGTTAGTAGTTACTTATTCTGAAATCGCCCATTCTTTAGACAAATCTATCTCTAAAATAGAAGAAGCTATTCTTAAAGCGCTGGAAACAACGCCTCCCGAATTAGCCAGTGATATTCAACGCAACGGTATTTACCTGACAGGCGGCGGCGCCTTATTGCGTGGTCTCGACAAACGTATTAGTCAAAAAACCAAATTAATGGTGCATGTGGCTGATGACCCGCTGAAAGCCGTTGTGCGTGGAACCGGTATCGCATTGAAAAATCGCGAACAATATGCAGCTTTACTCATGAGTTAA
- the htpG gene encoding molecular chaperone HtpG, producing the protein MSLEKGTIAVQTENIFPIIKKFLYSDHEIFLRELVSNAVDATQKLKKLSSLGEITGEIGATNISVHIDKEAGTLTISDKGIGMTADEVKKYINQVAFSSASEFLEKYKGLDDGKSIIGHFGLGFYSAFMVADKVMIITRSGRADAEPVRWICDGSTEFTLEPWEKAERGTDVVLFINEENKSFLEESKIEGLLTKYCKFLPVEIQFGEKTETVKGENEGEDTTVTTPNIINNPAPAWTKKPSDLTDEDYKNFYNELYPYTEAPLFWIHLNVDYPFNLTGILYFPRIKKSYEIQKNKIQLYSNQVFVTDEVKEIVPEWLTLLHGVIDSPDIPLNVSRSYLQSDQNVKKINNYITKKVAEKLEETFKKDRAEFENKWDNINVIIKYGMLSDEKFAERAEKFCLLQNTDKKYFTFEEYKEHIKAGQTDKNNSIIALYTNNTTDHHTYVDAAKNRGYDVLETDNVIDNHFISFLEQKMTGVQFKRVDADTVDQLIDKDEKTASVLNETEEQSVKTLFEQISDANAATIVLTPQSPEDSPVSITKPEFMRRMKEMSHLNGMDFAASMPDQYNLVVNTNHPVIQKILKQEAEEQALSVKQLHDLALLSQGMLKGTDLSEFVKRSVTMMN; encoded by the coding sequence ATGTCATTAGAAAAAGGAACCATAGCCGTTCAAACGGAAAACATTTTCCCCATTATTAAAAAGTTTCTTTACAGCGACCATGAAATCTTTTTGAGAGAATTGGTTTCCAATGCTGTAGATGCCACCCAAAAACTTAAAAAACTTTCATCCTTAGGTGAAATAACCGGTGAAATTGGTGCTACCAATATCAGTGTACACATAGATAAAGAAGCCGGCACCCTGACAATTTCAGATAAAGGTATCGGTATGACTGCCGATGAGGTTAAAAAGTATATTAACCAGGTTGCCTTTTCCAGTGCCAGTGAGTTTCTTGAAAAGTATAAGGGGTTAGATGACGGTAAAAGTATAATTGGCCATTTCGGGTTAGGTTTCTACAGCGCGTTTATGGTGGCAGATAAGGTGATGATTATAACCCGTTCAGGACGCGCCGATGCTGAACCTGTTCGCTGGATTTGTGATGGCAGCACAGAATTTACCCTCGAACCATGGGAAAAAGCCGAACGCGGAACCGATGTGGTTTTATTTATAAATGAAGAGAATAAATCCTTTTTAGAGGAATCAAAAATTGAAGGCCTTTTAACTAAGTATTGTAAGTTTTTACCAGTTGAAATTCAATTCGGTGAAAAAACTGAAACAGTTAAAGGTGAAAATGAAGGGGAAGACACTACTGTTACCACGCCAAATATTATTAATAATCCGGCGCCGGCATGGACTAAAAAACCATCAGATTTAACAGACGAGGATTATAAAAACTTTTATAACGAGCTTTATCCATATACCGAAGCACCATTATTTTGGATTCATTTAAATGTAGACTATCCATTTAACTTAACGGGGATATTATACTTCCCGCGCATCAAAAAAAGTTATGAAATCCAAAAAAATAAAATTCAACTTTACAGCAATCAGGTATTTGTTACCGATGAGGTAAAAGAAATTGTCCCTGAATGGTTAACCCTGTTACATGGTGTTATTGACTCACCGGATATTCCGTTAAACGTTTCCAGAAGTTATTTACAGAGTGATCAGAATGTTAAAAAAATAAACAACTACATCACTAAAAAAGTAGCAGAAAAATTAGAAGAAACATTTAAAAAAGACCGTGCTGAATTTGAAAATAAATGGGATAACATTAATGTTATCATTAAATATGGTATGTTAAGTGATGAGAAATTTGCTGAACGCGCCGAAAAATTCTGTTTATTGCAAAATACCGATAAAAAATACTTCACTTTTGAAGAATACAAAGAGCATATTAAAGCCGGACAAACAGATAAAAACAATTCCATTATTGCATTATATACCAATAATACGACTGATCATCACACTTACGTAGATGCAGCTAAAAACCGTGGTTATGATGTGTTGGAAACAGATAATGTAATCGACAATCATTTTATTTCATTTTTAGAACAAAAAATGACCGGTGTTCAGTTTAAACGTGTGGATGCTGACACTGTAGACCAGCTTATAGATAAAGATGAAAAAACTGCCTCTGTATTAAATGAAACAGAAGAACAATCAGTTAAAACATTATTTGAACAAATTTCAGATGCCAATGCTGCAACTATTGTTTTAACACCGCAATCACCTGAAGATAGTCCTGTTTCAATTACCAAACCGGAATTTATGCGCAGGATGAAAGAGATGAGCCACCTCAATGGAATGGACTTTGCTGCAAGTATGCCTGATCAGTATAATTTAGTGGTAAACACCAATCATCCTGTAATCCAAAAAATATTAAAACAGGAAGCTGAAGAACAAGCTTTATCGGTAAAACAATTACACGACCTTGCATTATTATCGCAAGGCATGTTAAAAGGCACCGACCTGAGCGAATTTGTAAAACGCAGTGTTACGATGATGAATTAA
- a CDS encoding Gfo/Idh/MocA family oxidoreductase, whose protein sequence is MDKIHFAVVGCGHIGKRHAEMITRNAQAKLSALCDIKSSEQLNISHYESLFYNSIDTLLASDLAIDVVNICTPNGLHAEHAIKVLQQNKHVVIEKPMALSADDCDAVINESVKRGKKIFCVMQNRFSPPSVWLKEVVSSGILGKTFMVQINCFWNRDERYYHENTWHGKQQLDGGTLFTQFSHFIDTMLWLFGDIENIRSTFADFNHQQLTDFEDSGIVAFNFVNGGIGSINYSSSVYNKNFESSIRIIAENGTIEIGGQYMNEVKYCDIKNYTMPELAPTAAPNNYGPYIGSAANHHFIIDNIIDVLQDKANIATTAYEGKLVVDVIERICAQRPPALLKK, encoded by the coding sequence ATGGATAAAATTCATTTTGCTGTTGTAGGATGCGGACATATTGGTAAACGACATGCGGAGATGATTACGCGTAATGCCCAGGCGAAATTAAGTGCGTTGTGTGATATAAAATCATCTGAACAATTAAATATCAGCCATTACGAATCCCTTTTTTATAATTCAATTGATACATTACTGGCATCAGATTTAGCTATTGATGTAGTAAATATTTGTACACCAAACGGATTACATGCTGAACACGCAATTAAAGTGTTGCAACAAAATAAACATGTGGTAATTGAAAAGCCGATGGCCTTGTCGGCAGATGATTGCGATGCCGTAATTAATGAATCAGTTAAACGCGGAAAAAAAATATTTTGTGTAATGCAAAACAGGTTTTCGCCTCCATCTGTTTGGTTAAAAGAAGTTGTTAGCAGCGGAATTTTAGGCAAAACTTTTATGGTGCAAATAAATTGTTTTTGGAACAGAGATGAACGATATTATCATGAAAACACGTGGCATGGTAAACAACAGTTAGATGGCGGCACTTTGTTCACACAATTTTCGCATTTTATTGATACCATGTTGTGGTTATTTGGCGATATTGAAAATATTCGTTCCACATTTGCCGATTTTAATCATCAACAATTAACCGACTTTGAAGATTCCGGAATTGTAGCATTTAATTTTGTTAATGGTGGCATTGGCAGTATCAATTATTCATCTTCGGTTTACAATAAAAATTTTGAAAGCAGTATTCGTATTATTGCCGAAAACGGAACCATCGAAATTGGTGGTCAATATATGAATGAAGTAAAATATTGCGATATAAAAAATTATACTATGCCGGAATTGGCTCCAACCGCGGCGCCTAACAATTACGGCCCGTATATTGGTTCTGCAGCAAATCATCATTTTATTATTGATAATATAATTGATGTATTACAAGATAAAGCCAATATTGCCACAACGGCATATGAAGGCAAATTGGTTGTTGATGTAATTGAACGTATTTGCGCACAGCGCCCGCCTGCATTATTAAAAAAGTAA
- a CDS encoding GHKL domain-containing protein: MHTSWDLVSKRNSEIENLSQKALELANSIDSNNYRGLAIIESALFECLVKNNYYQSIKLCTEGFNLMKGEFKKRYAAYYHLNLGRNYHFLGDNVLTQKHYLECIKLLEHRPDKNYYEKRWLAHTYYNIFILFNFTGAEFAQSEYLEKALKVYEEIEDSGGVANCYNSYAVYYFKQNELKSSLEYLLKARDLALKENATSFLSIYCSNIGLVYTKMGMIETGEKFFADAQDYDLIINSTYHSAHTHNQMGEASAMQKKFDKAIEHFKIAEQYFESVGVKKALSTLYDNLSQSYIGINNFEEAYRYQKKYADSLKDLFNDEKTFAIARARNEYELEIKDQEAQLLRSKNEQIAKYANQLEFSNNELRQFAHVASHDLREPLRMVSSYVQLLERGLRDKLDDDQKEFMQFIIHGTHTMQNLISDLLTLSGISFVRSLEAVDLNKVLKIVSGTLKSQIAERNVIINSPVLPVLQADETHMVQLFQNLISNAIKYNKSAQPIIDITYNLTAKKYHFAVADNGIGIPEEYKEKIFLIFQRLHSRDEYSGTGIGLAICKKIIDQAGGKIRVEANNNHGCIFKFTLPVTAS; the protein is encoded by the coding sequence TTGCATACATCCTGGGATTTGGTATCAAAACGCAATTCTGAAATCGAAAATTTATCGCAAAAGGCGCTCGAATTAGCCAATTCCATTGATAGTAATAATTATCGTGGATTGGCCATAATTGAATCAGCTTTGTTTGAATGTTTAGTTAAAAATAATTACTACCAGTCCATAAAATTATGCACCGAAGGGTTTAACCTGATGAAGGGTGAGTTCAAAAAAAGATATGCCGCCTATTATCATTTGAACCTTGGCAGAAATTATCATTTTCTCGGCGACAATGTGCTCACTCAAAAACATTATCTCGAATGTATTAAATTACTAGAACACCGGCCGGATAAAAATTATTATGAAAAGCGCTGGCTGGCACATACTTATTACAATATTTTTATCTTATTCAATTTTACCGGTGCTGAGTTTGCACAAAGTGAATATCTCGAAAAAGCGCTAAAGGTTTATGAAGAAATTGAAGATTCGGGTGGTGTAGCAAATTGTTATAATTCATATGCAGTTTATTATTTCAAACAAAACGAATTAAAATCTTCGCTTGAATATTTATTAAAAGCAAGAGATTTAGCTTTAAAAGAAAACGCAACTTCTTTTTTGTCTATTTATTGTTCTAACATCGGCTTGGTTTACACCAAAATGGGTATGATAGAAACCGGTGAAAAGTTTTTTGCCGATGCACAGGATTATGATTTAATAATCAACAGCACTTATCATTCGGCCCATACGCACAACCAAATGGGTGAAGCAAGTGCAATGCAAAAAAAGTTTGATAAGGCGATTGAACATTTTAAAATTGCTGAACAATATTTTGAATCCGTTGGCGTAAAAAAGGCGCTCTCAACTTTATATGATAATCTTTCACAAAGTTATATCGGCATAAATAATTTTGAAGAAGCTTATCGGTACCAAAAAAAATATGCTGATTCACTGAAAGATTTATTTAACGACGAAAAAACATTCGCTATTGCAAGAGCAAGAAATGAATATGAATTAGAAATTAAGGATCAAGAAGCTCAATTGTTGCGCTCCAAGAATGAACAAATTGCTAAATATGCAAATCAACTGGAATTTTCGAACAACGAATTGCGACAATTTGCACATGTAGCCAGTCACGATTTACGCGAACCGTTGCGCATGGTTTCTTCTTATGTGCAATTGTTGGAAAGGGGCTTACGCGACAAGCTGGATGATGACCAGAAGGAATTTATGCAATTTATTATCCATGGTACACATACCATGCAAAACCTCATCAGCGATTTACTTACGTTATCGGGAATCAGCTTTGTACGTTCACTGGAGGCTGTCGATTTAAATAAAGTGCTTAAAATAGTTTCAGGCACTTTAAAAAGTCAGATTGCAGAAAGAAATGTAATTATCAATTCGCCGGTTTTACCGGTTTTGCAAGCCGATGAAACCCATATGGTTCAGTTGTTCCAGAATTTAATCTCCAATGCCATTAAATATAATAAAAGCGCACAACCGATAATTGATATCACCTATAATTTAACTGCAAAAAAATACCATTTTGCGGTTGCTGATAACGGTATCGGTATTCCTGAAGAATACAAAGAAAAAATATTTCTCATTTTTCAGCGTTTACATTCAAGAGATGAATATTCAGGAACCGGAATCGGGTTGGCCATTTGTAAAAAAATAATCGACCAGGCCGGTGGAAAAATAAGGGTGGAGGCAAATAATAACCATGGCTGTATATTTAAATTTACCCTGCCCGTTACAGCCAGTTGA
- a CDS encoding N-acetyltransferase produces the protein MQHNNYFIHESAIVDAGAQIGNNTKIWHFSHVMSGSIIGADCILGQNVFIASGVHLGNKVKVQNNVSVYTGVVIEDEVFLGPSMVFTNVINPRSAIERKNEYKKTLVKKGATIGANATIICGITIGNYAFIGAGAVVTKDVGDYALLTGNPAHQTGWMSEHGTKLLFDKDGYATCTTSGDRYQLTSNIVRKIK, from the coding sequence ATGCAACATAACAATTATTTCATACATGAAAGCGCCATTGTGGATGCAGGCGCACAAATCGGGAACAATACCAAAATTTGGCATTTTTCGCATGTAATGAGCGGTAGTATTATTGGGGCAGATTGCATTCTTGGCCAGAATGTATTTATAGCTTCGGGTGTACATCTTGGCAATAAAGTGAAAGTGCAGAATAATGTATCTGTATATACAGGAGTTGTTATTGAAGATGAAGTTTTTCTTGGGCCGAGTATGGTGTTTACAAATGTAATTAATCCGCGCAGCGCAATTGAAAGAAAAAACGAATACAAAAAAACCCTGGTAAAAAAAGGCGCAACAATTGGAGCAAATGCAACAATAATTTGTGGAATTACCATTGGCAATTATGCTTTTATCGGCGCAGGCGCAGTGGTAACAAAAGATGTTGGAGATTATGCTTTACTAACCGGAAATCCTGCACACCAAACAGGATGGATGAGTGAACATGGAACAAAATTATTATTTGATAAAGATGGTTATGCAACTTGCACAACTTCAGGTGACCGTTATCAATTAACAAGCAATATAGTGCGCAAAATAAAATAA
- a CDS encoding LEA type 2 family protein: MKIRFSLLLAVFSTLFLSSCVSSKDMQYQGFTNFKVNNITDEPKVNVDIKLYNPNFFGGKLKAMEFNVLVDDKIIGSAGIPDPVRIKGKSEFILPVECTTSLDKMGGLLALGLQSYFSSSEVPVGIEGTMTIQKFIFFRRTFAFKYGDEIDIKKIMGN, from the coding sequence ATGAAAATTAGATTTTCACTACTGCTTGCAGTTTTCAGCACCTTATTTTTGTCGTCTTGTGTATCTTCAAAAGATATGCAGTATCAGGGTTTCACGAATTTTAAAGTGAATAATATTACTGATGAACCTAAGGTGAATGTTGATATAAAATTATATAATCCCAATTTTTTCGGCGGGAAATTAAAAGCAATGGAATTTAATGTTTTGGTAGATGATAAAATAATCGGAAGTGCGGGAATCCCCGATCCTGTGCGTATTAAAGGCAAATCGGAATTTATTTTACCGGTTGAATGTACTACTTCGCTAGATAAAATGGGCGGATTGCTGGCACTTGGATTACAATCTTATTTCAGTAGCAGTGAAGTGCCTGTTGGTATTGAAGGCACTATGACGATACAAAAGTTTATCTTTTTTAGAAGAACCTTTGCTTTTAAATATGGTGATGAAATTGACATTAAAAAAATAATGGGCAATTAA
- the mreC gene encoding rod shape-determining protein MreC: MRSFFLFIIRHYAVFLFLLLEFISLYFVFTYNSFHNTLFINSANSATGNVLNTYGNFQDYFALREVNDSLMKENALLRQQLFLDDLPDTSASLNRDTSGKPLFTYIPAEVIGNSFTEPNNYITLNKGSLDGIEINRGVITSSGIVGKVVKVSPNYSVVMSVLHSQFGAPVIIKGNNVLGRVAWEGKSPTHINVIEVSEPGKLEKGDTIETAATSKIFPPGIMVGTIEEFGKKPGSNYYTLDVKLATSFSSLKFVYVVVDPMWTEKETLENSVIDAGN, translated from the coding sequence ATGCGCAGTTTCTTTTTATTCATCATACGACATTACGCAGTATTTCTTTTCCTGCTTTTAGAATTCATTTCGCTGTACTTCGTTTTTACCTATAATAGTTTCCACAATACCCTATTTATTAATTCAGCAAATTCAGCAACAGGAAATGTGTTAAATACCTATGGCAATTTTCAGGATTATTTCGCACTGCGTGAAGTGAACGATAGTTTGATGAAAGAAAATGCTTTACTGCGTCAACAATTATTTTTAGATGATTTACCCGATACCAGTGCTTCACTTAACCGTGACACCAGTGGGAAGCCGCTGTTTACCTATATTCCTGCTGAGGTAATTGGAAATTCATTTACGGAGCCTAATAATTACATCACCCTCAATAAAGGCAGCCTCGATGGTATTGAAATAAATCGCGGTGTTATCACTTCAAGTGGTATAGTTGGTAAGGTTGTGAAAGTTTCTCCCAATTATAGTGTAGTGATGAGCGTGTTGCATAGTCAGTTTGGTGCTCCTGTTATAATTAAGGGTAATAACGTGTTAGGGCGTGTTGCCTGGGAAGGAAAATCGCCCACCCATATTAATGTGATTGAAGTTTCTGAACCGGGTAAACTCGAAAAAGGAGATACAATTGAAACAGCAGCAACATCTAAAATATTTCCTCCGGGAATAATGGTTGGAACAATAGAGGAGTTCGGTAAAAAACCGGGCAGTAATTATTATACATTAGATGTAAAGCTGGCGACCAGTTTTAGTTCATTAAAATTTGTTTACGTAGTGGTTGACCCAATGTGGACAGAAAAGGAAACATTGGAAAACTCAGTTATAGATGCAGGCAATTAA
- a CDS encoding phosphoribosylglycinamide formyltransferase — MNSDSDKKIRLAIFASGAGSNAENCLRYFQNHDDISIPLIVTNRSDAGVLAVAKKYHVHAEIITNAEWKHPEQGLKLLQQYQIDFILLAGYLALVPQLLINTYRHRIFNTHPALLPDFGGKGMYGKHVHEAVFQSGERETGITVHEVDEVYDEGRILFQVSIDITENDTPATIEQKVRELEYAYLPGFVEKLLLSKA, encoded by the coding sequence ATGAATTCGGATTCTGATAAAAAAATACGCCTAGCCATTTTTGCCTCTGGAGCCGGTTCTAATGCGGAAAACTGTTTGCGTTATTTTCAAAACCATGATGACATAAGTATCCCGCTTATTGTTACCAATCGCAGTGATGCCGGTGTTTTGGCCGTTGCAAAAAAATATCATGTACATGCTGAAATTATCACAAATGCCGAATGGAAACATCCGGAACAGGGTTTGAAGCTGCTACAACAATATCAAATTGACTTTATTTTACTGGCAGGATATCTGGCTTTGGTTCCTCAATTATTGATTAATACCTACCGACATCGAATTTTTAATACCCACCCGGCCTTATTGCCTGATTTTGGGGGGAAAGGCATGTACGGCAAACATGTGCATGAGGCAGTTTTTCAATCAGGTGAGCGTGAAACGGGCATCACCGTGCATGAAGTTGATGAAGTTTATGATGAGGGTCGTATCTTATTTCAGGTGAGTATCGATATTACAGAAAATGATACTCCGGCAACCATTGAACAAAAAGTAAGGGAATTAGAATATGCCTATTTACCCGGTTTCGTGGAAAAACTGTTGTTAAGTAAAGCATAA